NNNNNNNNNNNNNNNNNNNNNNNNNNNNNNNNNNNNNNNNNNNNNNNNNNNNNNNNNNNNNNNNNNNNNNNNNNNNNNNNNNNNNNNNNNNNNNNNNNNNNNNNNNNNNNNNNNNNNNNNNNNNNNNNNNNtttttttttttttttttttttttttttttttttttttttttttttttttgctgttatacataattttgttttatttttttcattttcggCTTGAATTTCATTGAGACTGTTTCAAAGATCACAGCATACCTCATATTTTTTCGGGAAAGATTTGATGCTTTTTTTCCTCGTTTTTTCTTTGTAGAATTGTTCAATTCAGCACCTAAATTCTTGGGAATTTTCACCaagtttctttttaattattattatttttttttaaatgaaaacgTGCGTTGCGGAGACTACTAGTACTACTGATACATGGAAAATGTGTGTGCGTCTGCAActtgttattttctttaattttttgaattctaAACCAATCCAACAATGGTGGCGGAGAAATGTCCCTGTAAGCATGAATGACTTTACAGTTTTAATATGAtgactttgttttgttttttttttttggaaattgGTGCGAAATTGAGAATTTTCTTGGTTTCCATGTGCATGGCCCTCCCTATAATGAAGGAATGGCACTAATCTCTTTCCGAATGTAATTAGAGTTGAGTATCTAAGGCCAACATTCGACACTTGTATAAGCAGACAAATGGGCTGATTGCTTGACCAGCCCATGTTGGTTATAGTGTGTTTCTACTTTCTACCACTATGCAACACCGTTATTGCGATTGAGATTGGccattttttcttcataaagATATTTTCGAAGTTTTTAGATTGTTTTTCAGTTGCAGAGAAAATGGTAACCAGAACAGTGGACCTTAGATCAGACACAGTGACAAAGCCAACTGAAGCAATGAGAGCTGCCATGGCCACTGCTGAAGTCGACGACGATGTGCTCGGCTACGACCCTACCGCATTCCGCTTAGAAACCGAGATGGCGAAGAGAATGGGAAAGGAAGCAGCTCTTTTTGTGCCATCAGGGACAATGGGGAACCTCATATCTGTGCTCACACATTGCGATATTAGGGGAAGTGAGGTAATTCTTGGGGACAATTGCCATATCTTTATCTATGAGAATGGAGGGATTTCAACCATTGGTGGAGTGCATCCGAGGACGGTGAAGAATAATAGTGACGGAACCATGGACCTTGATTTGATTGAGGCTGCTATAAGGGATCCAAGCGGAGAGATAGTGTATCCAACCACTCGGCTTATTTGCTTGGAAAATACTCACGCAAAGTAAGCAACCCTTATTTCACATTTTTTGTTAAAAGTTTCTGATCAATGTTTACTTaatgggacaaggctttgttttTGGGTGTGTTCCTTGTTCACCGTGAGAGTGATCTTAATACCACAACAGATTAGATTTTCTACATCAATACTTATTTTTGCTGCATGCAGCAAATCAGGAAGAAAAAGTTACTTATTTATGATGTTAATTGCATAAGACCAAATAATTTTGAACACTTAAATTCTCGTATGCTGTCCCGACGCCTACTTTATTACCCTTGAATTTCAGTGTAGCCCCGACTCTAATGTTCAAATTCTTATTTTTCACCATTGGATTAGGTTAGGTCTCCATTGGACACTCAAGCTTTAATTATAGGTCTCAAATTCTAGTGTTCAAATATCATATATCACTGCGTCACAGATCTTTGTTTGCAAATAATtgtaactttctttctttttgggtaTATTTTGATCCTTGTGGGAAGAACTGCTGTCTTTCTGTGTAGCCTTAATTGATTATTAGAAGATTTATTTTATTGCCCTGTTTAGTGTTTGCAATTTTTACAAGACATTAGAATGATAGTGTGCTTATGCAGTTTGCAGATATGTCTTTTGGTTTATGAAAATCCATTCCATTTCTAAATTGATTGAAATTTACAAAAGAATTGTGACTAATATCTTTCCTGAATGTAGCTCTGGTGGCAAATGTCTTTCAGCTGAATATACAGATCAAGTTGGAGAGCTTGCTAAGAAGCATGATCTGAAGCTTCACATTGATGGGGCCCGTATTTTTAACTCTTCAGTTGTAAGTAAATTGGTATTCTGTTCATGGTTTGTTGCTTTATAAGCTTAATAAATTACTGTATACATAGATCTTGATTAGAAAATGATCTTGTTTAACACTTTTTTGCATGATTGAGTAACTTGATTCTCTTGTTTAACACTTTTTCTTAGTGTTGGTCTGAGTTTTGAGAACAATATGATGCCTTTTACAATGTATCTAGTTGAGAGCTTTGTAGGTCCTGTCCTGTAATTTTTTGTTCCTTGTTCCTCATAGCTGCTACTGTATACTGGGTACCAACAAACATTgaatttcttaacaaaaaattttggtttttcAGGCACTTGGGGTTCCTGTGGATAGGCTTGTCCGAGCAGCTGATTCCGTTTCGGtgtgattttctttttccttttcctttttccacATAGGATTCAGTATGGCTATTTGAACTGCACATTTTCATCTACCTTATTCAAGAAAGTTACACAGGACTGACCActaatttcaaatcaaaattttactGTTATTTCTATaccatattaataaaaatttaataaccctAACCAACCTATGATTCCTTTGAAAACATTAGGTTTGCCTATCCAAAGGTATAGGTGCACCGGTTGGATCTGTTATTGTTGGATCAAAGAGCTTCATTGCCAAGGTAATTcaattcatttcatttttttcttatagtTTTGGATTGAAAGAAGGATTTAATATATATGCTATTGAAACGGTTTGAACTTGaagtgtttttctttctttttttttttcaggctAGACGGCTGCGGAAAACCTTAGGTGGTGGAATGAGGCAGGTCGGTGTCATCGCCGCCGCAGCACTTGTTGCCTTGCAAGAAAATGTTGGAAAGCTGGAAAGTGATCACAAGAAAGCTAGACTTTTAGCTGGTAAATATTAtcatacaaattttaattatttccaCATCAAGTGATCCCAAGAAAGCTATAACTTCCTCTTCATTTCAGATGGATTAAACGAAATGAAAGGACTGAGAGTGGATCCAGTGGAGACTAATATTGTGAGTATTACTATCTAGTGTAAAGTATCTTTGTTAGGATACCGAAACTGCTCTGTTTGTGCCAGTTTTGGACCATTATTTCAATTTCATCTTTCTATATCACAGCGTCATTGCACATAGGTTTTGTCTCGATATAACACTTGTCTTCTTTATATATCCTTATCTgaacaactaactcttttctTTCGTGAGGCTAGGTATATGTTGAAATTGAAGAGGGTTTNNNNNNNNNNNNNNNNNNNNNNNNNNNNNNNNNNNNNNNNNNNNNNNNNNNNNNNTGGTATCCTTGTGATGGATGCTAGCCCATCAAGGTTTAATTCTTCCTTCAACAACATTCAGTCTGTTATAAATAATCGAAATAATTGTTAACTTCAAAATAATACTGTTTTGATTTGtatatttcttaattaatacCTCTTTATTTGTGTCCAAATGTGTGAAGTTAGAAACCATGGCGCAGATCTTCtctcattttttcaaaattttcaacgtGTTATCGTTGAATACATCTGATATGATAGTACTTCATATGTTAACGAATTCTGGCTTGGCATTAATACTAAAAAGCAGGGGCTGCATTTTCCCTAAGCTTAAGAGTTCAATGAgatgttaaaatatattttcatgtTTGACAATATACATATTGTATTTTCCTTATCAAATTAGATTAACGGATGAACTTACATTGAGTTCTCCCAAGAATAGCTTATATTATACCATGGTACTCCTTCATTTGTCTTGCTACTCCCACATAATTATTGTTTATGAGAAATAAACAAAGATATCCATATCATCTATTCCACACTATATGGGGAGTATTTTTATTTGATAGGGCAAGAAGCTAATGACAGTGTTTGCGTTTTGTTTCAGAATTAGGATTGTCCTCCACCACCAAATTTCAGCAAGTGATGTGCAATATGCCTTGTCATGCTTTCAGGTGATGAATATTGAATAGAAGTAGATGCTATGTTTATATACTTTGTTATTTAACTTGCATTTGTCTTGTACTGAGACAAGGTCTAAAAGTTACATTTCAACGTTTGAATTATGAAAATTCACCGTATTAatgtttgatataatttttaaaattaatttgtaactttttgaaaaagttatttataatgtttatgaagaaattaaaaaagtgATTTCTTCTCTTCTAAAAGTTGTCTatcacttttttaaaataaatacttttgtgacaaaaaatccaaatacaataatttatttataaattatttttaatataagtttttatattttaagttttttttttataaaaaatttcctAATTAAGTTATTTATCTAAATTGTATCTGACTCTCTTAGGATATGACTATGTGAGACTGattctatttttgttaattgttgcaGCATGCTGTTAAGGGAGGGCAAAGTGAAAATGGCAACTAGTggaagaaaaatttgaatttggcaATTAATCGATAAAATTCTATTCAATTGCATTTCATATCTGTTGttgtatttgttttttttttttttgtattttctttaatgTACCCAAAAGACAAGGAATGGATTATTACCTTGGTACCTTCTTGATGTGTTCCTGCTATGAAGAAGTTTGATAATTGGTAAGTGCATCCTGGAATATTTTCTTCTATACATAATTGTTACGTGAGTAACTTGAGATAGGTAGATTGGACTTGAAAGATTGGTCCAAACGTCAGTAGAAGGTCGTCTCTGACTTGGTTCATGTTTGGGAGCTGTCGTCTGAGTTGTGTATGTGAAAGAATGGGGGGTgttacctgcaaagacactccgatgcctaagtcagcaaggggtTAAACAGGTTTAGAATATATTGGAACTTAgtgatacctgaggggtgtcactgtatttatagtggtgatccaATAACCACTATTGGAGTAGTCCCACTTCTAAATGTGGATAACCGCCCCTTTATCTTAGGGTGGTTGGGATATTGCTTCTGAAAGTGGGCTGATaaattttaggggcagttacttatttgaatgaGTATTATCTGCCAGCTTATGTCTAGCTCGACCTCTTTGGGGAGGAGCCTATGTCgagcccgacttctttagacGAGGTCGGGTGGGTGGTGAAAGCCAAtctttggattgggccttttTGGCTTATTTGGATCTGGGTCATAGTGTGGGGcaaggtatgaacagtgcccctacttgagtcTGATCTCTTTTATTATGGGTCGGATTTGAGTACTAATTGAACTCGGGGTTGTTCAAGTCGGAACCGACGTGATTTTTAGTTTGAAATCGACGTGATTCTAGGCTTCTCAACCGTCGTGTCTAATCAAACGTCGCATCCGTTTGGGGTTTCGCATTTACACGTGGGGGCAGTTACATTGGTAACGGCGCGTTTCTTTAATGACTGCATCGTTTTACTATTGTGCCCCTGGTGTGttataaatactttttcatCTCTTTCCTCTGTTTTCTTTCGTCTTCGAAGTTCTTTGCTTGCACTTCTCACTCATTCAAAAGAATTTTCCTTTAGCCTTCCTCTTTGGGTGCTTCGTCGTTGCTGTGACTACTTCTTCTCAAGTCTACAGAGAAAGGTTAtccttttcttcatcttcttttatcATTTGTGTGACACTTTATCTCTGGGCTTTGTGTGTTTTGAGGTGTTTTttcctgctttcctactacttcTTTGTTTGCATTGTGAGGCGTTGgcatttgttgttgttgtaatcTGGTGGTTcttttttcttgctttgctTTTGGGAAAGGATTCGTTTAGACTTTGGGAGCCCTGTGTTTttaatgattttcttatttttctttgtaggtCTTATTGCTTTTATATCTTCCTCCTAGTTGTTAGAAAAAATGTCTTCCCGTGTCACTGAGATCCTTTCGAGATGGGTAGATGATTCTGTTTTTGAGGAGAAATTTTTAGTAGACACTGACTACTTTACTGAACTTCGCATTCACTATAGGATCTGT
Above is a genomic segment from Arachis duranensis cultivar V14167 unplaced genomic scaffold, aradu.V14167.gnm2.J7QH unplaced_Scaffold_343483, whole genome shotgun sequence containing:
- the LOC127744394 gene encoding low-specificity L-threonine aldolase 1-like (The sequence of the model RefSeq protein was modified relative to this genomic sequence to represent the inferred CDS: added 42 bases not found in genome assembly); the encoded protein is MVTRTVDLRSDTVTKPTEAMRAAMATAEVDDDVLGYDPTAFRLETEMAKRMGKEAALFVPSGTMGNLISVLTHCDIRGSEVILGDNCHIFIYENGGISTIGGVHPRTVKNNSDGTMDLDLIEAAIRDPSGEIVYPTTRLICLENTHANSGGKCLSAEYTDQVGELAKKHDLKLHIDGARIFNSSVALGVPVDRLVRAADSVSVCLSKGIGAPVGSVIVGSKSFIAKARRLRKTLGGGMRQVGVIAAAALVALQENVGKLESDHKKARLLADGLNEMKGLRVDPVETNIVYVEIEEGLHISAGKIVKNLEERGILVMDASPSRIRIVLHHQISASDVQYALSCFQHAVKGGQSENGN